In Streptacidiphilus sp. P02-A3a, the DNA window TCCTTCATCACGTCGCCCAGCTGCCCGGTCAGTGCCAGGCCGGTGGAGCCGGTTTCCGGGTCGGCCAGCGACGCCTCGATGTAGAGGACGTCGCCACCCGCGCCGGTGACCGCGAGGCCGGTGGCCACACCGGGTACGGCGGTGCGCCGCTCGCCGGGCTCCTGCGCCGCCTCCGGCGTGTGCCGGGGGCGCCCGATCAGGCCGCGCAGGTCCTCCACCGCGACGGTGCGCGGCAGCTCGGCCTCGCCCAGCTCCTGCTGCGCGGTGACCTTGCGCAGGATCCGGGCGACGGCCCGCTCCAGCCCGCGCACGCCCGCCTCGCGGGTGTACTCGCCCGCCAGGCTGCGCAGCACCGCCTCCTCGACGGTGACCTCCTCCGCGCCCAGACCGGCCCGCTCCAGCTGCCGGGGCAGCAGGTGCTCGCGGGCGATGACGACCTTCTCGTCCTCGGTGTAGCCGTCCAGCCGGACCAGCTCCATCCGGTCCAGCAGCGCCTCCGGGATGGCCTCCAGTACGTTCGCGGTGGCCAGGAACACCACGTCCGAGAGGTCCAGCTCGACCTCCAGGTAGTGGTCGCGGAAGGTGTGGTTCTGCGCCGGGTCCAGCACTTCGAGCAGCGCGGCGGCCGGGTCGCCCCGGTAGTCCGAGCCGACCTTGTCGATCTCGTCGAGCAGCACCACCGGGTTCATCGACCCGGCCTCCTTGATCGCGCGCACGATCCGGCCCGGCAGCGCGCCGACGTAGGTACGCCGGTGCCCCCGGATCTCGGCCTCGTCGCGGACGCCGCCGAGCGACACCCGGACGAAGGAGCGGCCCATGGCCCGGGCGACGCTCTCGCCGAGCGAGGTCTTGCCGACGCCGGGCGGGCCGACCAGGGCCAGCACCGCGCCGCCCGCGCGCCTGCCGGTGGCCTGCGGGGTCTCGCCTGCCGACCCCTGCGGGGTGTCGCCGACCGGCGCGAGGCCCCGGTCCGCGCGCCGCTTGCGCACCGCCAGGTACTCCACGATCCGGTCCTTGACGTCGTCCAGGCCGAAGTGGTCGGCGTCCAGCACCGCGCGCGCCCCGGCGATGTCGTAGGCGTCCTCGCTGCGCTCGTTCCAGGGCAGCTCCAGCACGGTGTCCAGCCAGGTGCGGATCCAGCTGCCCTCGGGCGAGGCGTCGGAGGAGCGCTCCAGCTTGTCGACCTCCTTCAGGGCCGCTTCGCGGACCTTCCCGGGCAGGTCGGCGGCCTCCACCCGGGCACGGTAGTCCTGCTCCTCGGAGGCGCTGTCGCCCTCCAGGTCGGCCAGCTCCTTGCGCACCGCGTCCAGCTGGCGGCGCAGCAGGAACTCCTTCTGCTGCTTCTCCATGCCCTCCTGGACGTCCTTGCGGATGGTCTCCGCGACGTCCTCCTCGGCCAGGTGCTCGCGCAGCAGCCGCAGCGACTCCTTGAGCCGGGCGACCGGGTCCAGCTCCTCCAGCACGGCGACCTTCTGCGCGCCGCTGAGGAAGGGGGCGTACCCGATGTTGTCGGCCAGGTCGGAGACGTCCTCGATCTGCGCGACCCGGTCGACCACCTGCCAGGCGCCGCGCTTCTGCAGCCAGGTGGTGGTCAGTGCCTTGTACTCGCGGACCAGCTCGGCGACCGCGCCGGGCACCGGGTCCGGCACCGGCGGTTGCTCCACCGGCTCGGCCTGCACCCAGAGCGCCGCGCCCGGGCCGGTCGTTCCGCCCGCCCGTCGCCCGCCGCCACCCTCGTTCGAGTCGCTGGGCGACACCCCCCTGACGATCCGGACCCGGCGCACCCCGCGCACCAGCGCGGCCGGGTCGCCGTCGGCCAGGCGGCCGACCTGTTCGATGGTGGCCAGGGTCCCGATCGCGCCGTAGGAGCCGTCGATCCGGGGCACCAGCAGCACCCGTGCCTTGCGGGCGCCGGCGACCGTGCGGATGCCGGGGGCCTGCGCCCCGGAGTCCCGCACCGCCGCCTGCGCGGCCTCCACGGCGGCGCGGACCTCGCCGTCGGAGAGGTCGAGCGGAACGACCATGCCGGGGAGCACCGCTTCGTCGTCGAGCGGCAGTACCGGCAGGGTCAGCGTGGTGGACGTCGAAGCCATGATCTCTCCCCAGTCACTGAAGTTGAGTTACCTGGACTAAAGGAGATTGACCCCCTCCGTGTTCCCCGGGCCCGTTCGCTCTGAGCGATCAGGGCTCCGGCTGTCCTTTAACGCTGAACCTTGCGGATTCCAGTTCAACCTTGCGAGGGAAGTTGCGAGTGCCAGCGTGACCTTGCGAATCGCTGTGACGTTGGCTCCGTCGTGGTGGTTGAACTGCGCGGGGTACGCGGTGGGGCGGTTGGTCCGCCCACCGAGGGTTTCGAGGTCGCTTACATAGATCCGTGCGGCTCTGAGCTGCGACGACCGCTGACGGACGTGTGGGCGGTGCGGTTCGAGGAT includes these proteins:
- the lon gene encoding endopeptidase La, which produces MASTSTTLTLPVLPLDDEAVLPGMVVPLDLSDGEVRAAVEAAQAAVRDSGAQAPGIRTVAGARKARVLLVPRIDGSYGAIGTLATIEQVGRLADGDPAALVRGVRRVRIVRGVSPSDSNEGGGGRRAGGTTGPGAALWVQAEPVEQPPVPDPVPGAVAELVREYKALTTTWLQKRGAWQVVDRVAQIEDVSDLADNIGYAPFLSGAQKVAVLEELDPVARLKESLRLLREHLAEEDVAETIRKDVQEGMEKQQKEFLLRRQLDAVRKELADLEGDSASEEQDYRARVEAADLPGKVREAALKEVDKLERSSDASPEGSWIRTWLDTVLELPWNERSEDAYDIAGARAVLDADHFGLDDVKDRIVEYLAVRKRRADRGLAPVGDTPQGSAGETPQATGRRAGGAVLALVGPPGVGKTSLGESVARAMGRSFVRVSLGGVRDEAEIRGHRRTYVGALPGRIVRAIKEAGSMNPVVLLDEIDKVGSDYRGDPAAALLEVLDPAQNHTFRDHYLEVELDLSDVVFLATANVLEAIPEALLDRMELVRLDGYTEDEKVVIAREHLLPRQLERAGLGAEEVTVEEAVLRSLAGEYTREAGVRGLERAVARILRKVTAQQELGEAELPRTVAVEDLRGLIGRPRHTPEAAQEPGERRTAVPGVATGLAVTGAGGDVLYIEASLADPETGSTGLALTGQLGDVMKESAQIALSFLRSHGAELELPVTSLRDRGVHLHVPAGAVPKDGPSAGVTMTTALASLLSGRKVRADVAMTGEVSLTGRVLPIGGVKQKLLAADRAGISTVLIPARNAADLDDVPAEVLARLTVHPVSDVRQALELALEPATTHTAATGHQVAAA